In the genome of Paenibacillus pabuli, the window GCATTCTCTGCAAAGGTTACGCCATCTTCAACGACATCCGGCAGCTCCGGATAGTCGAACATGCTTTTGACCTCTTTGCCCAGCGGAGCAAATGCATGAGCAAATTCACGTACTTTCCCCGCATTGCGGGTTGCGACAATGATAATTGGGCTATCCAGACTCATTTTAGGCTTCACCTAATCCACGAGCACCGATCTTGAGTGCAATGGGACCGAGCACTTCTTTTTGACGCTCAATCATTTCCAGAATCCCCTGCTCACCCAGCTCCAGCATTGCGTTCAGCTCACGACGGTCAAATGGCGCTTCTTCGCCTGTTCCCTGAAGCTCCACATATTTCCCGCCGCCTGTCATTACGAGGTTCATATCTACCTTGGCTTTGGAATCTTCATCGTAGTTCAGATCCAGCACAGGCTGCTCTCCAACGACACCTACACTTACCGCTGCAATGAAATCCGTAATCGGGAATACTTGCAATTTATGCTGTTGGGCAATTTTGTTCACCGCGAGGGCCAGGGCTACAAACGAACCGGTAATGGACGTTGTACGTGTACCTCCATCGGCTTGTATAACATCACAGTCCAGTGTAATCGTACGCTCACCAAGCGCCTGCAAATTAACGACCGAGCGCAGTGCCCGGCCAATCAGACGCTGAATTTCCATCGTGCGTCCAGTCAATTTGCCACGGTTCGCTTCACGCTGATTCCGGGTATGTGTTGCACGTGGCAGCATGGAGTATTCAGCCGTTACCCAGCCTTTACCCTGCCCTTTCATAAAGGGAGGAACACGTTCCTCCACCGTAGCTGTACAAATAACCTTGGTATCTCCCACTTCAATCAGTACAGAACCTTCGGCGTATTTATTCGTGTTAATTGTTAAATTCATCGGGCGCAGCTGGTCGCTGGTTCGTCCGTTAGATCTCATCATTTCTGCCTCCTACGACTTAAGCATCCTGTAATGTCGAACTTGTTCACACTTTTACTAATCCCTTCTATATTACCAAAGAGTTCACTTAAAAGCATCCTGTCCACCAAAGAGTTCTGCCTATAACACGTCAGACCGTTCTTTATGACTTAAATTGGAATTTCATTGATATATTCAGGCTTCGATACGGGGGCACTGTAATCGCGATTATCATCACTCATGACTGTCTTTTGCCCATTCCATTCGATCTGGACTTTCGCTTCCTTGCCCGCAGTGTTCTCAGCCGTGGTCAACACGACGGATTGCAGCAGTTCACTTGGTACGACATCCCCCTCAGTGAACATGTCGTCTTTGAGCGCAACCGTTACGGTGCCATCCTCGGACGTTTTGACCGATTGCAGCTGCGTTCCACCTGTCATGACTTCTTCCAGTTCGCCGCCTTTGGCTGGTCCTTTGATCAGTTCATTCAACGCCGCCTGCACGCGGTCCCCACCTGGTGTCACAAGACGTGTAACCGGTACATAATACTGAATGCCTGCTGGTGAAGCAGCTGAGAAATAAACCGTTACCGGACTGCTGTTGGTCGTGAATGTATCACCCAGATCGAGATTAATGCCTACGGCCCGATTCAACGGCTCAGGCAGCGGCGTGCTGTTTACTGGCATTTGAGTCAGCTTTTTGCCGTCCACCCAGATCTGAACGTTCTGAACATCCGGTGTACCCGTGAGTGTCCAAGTTACAGCCTCCAGCATTTTGCGCTCGTTCTTGGCATCATACTTGGCAAAGTTGCCGGAGAACTCCACAACTGCCAACTTGTCATCCGGATGAATCGTTACGTTCTGAACAACGGTGCCCTGCGGGAGAACGCCCTGAAATCCCTCAGGCAGCATCCCTGCATATGGACCACCCGTCACGAGTGTATCCAGAGCGGTCTTGGGACTGCTGACATCGGTTCCCGACGGAAGCGTCATGGATACCGGAGCAAGCAACCCTTGCTGGTCCTGCAGATATACGGTTGTAAGCGGCAGCTTGGCGAGTGATCCATTGCCTTCGGCTGCCTGAATCATGGCCGCTTCCTGAATCGGAGGCGGTGGATCAACGGCCTCGGAGGACTGTGCCCCAAACATGCCACATCCGGATAACACCACAGGAATACTCAACAGCGCAGCTGCAGAAGCTGTACGCAAATAACGGATCTTACTCATGATCACGTTCCCCCTCATCATTTTTACAGTTTGTACTACCATGTATACGAGCCTTTGCCCAAAAAATAACTACTTTTTAAACAAGCTCATCATGCATAAAGCTGAAAACAGGCTTTCCATCCCCACCGAGGGATAGCAAAGAAACCCAAAACGGTTAATTACGTATTAGGATACATGTGTAGGGACATTGCTAACTTCAGAGGAGGAATCGCCCATGGAACATCCTAAGCAAGAAAAAATCCCTTATAGCCTGAACAGCCGCAAAGTGGCAGAGGCAACGAGGGAATGGCTGCACAAGCGGGGCGTTACGATCCTTGAGATCGCAGAACTGGTCATGATGCTGCAGAAAAAATATTACCCGGGTCTTACGATGGAAGAATGTATCGACAATGTGGAGAAGGTTCTCCAAAAACGCGAGGTACAGAACGCAGTGCTGACTGGCATTCAGCTCGATTTGCTGGCAGAACAAGGCAAGCTCATACCTCCCTTGCAGGAGATGATTGAGAATGATGAAGGGTTATATGGCGTGGATGAGATTCTCGCATTCTCCATCGTCAACGTATACGGCAGTATCGGATTTACGAATTACGGTTATGTAGACAAGCTAAAACCCGGTGTTCTTGAACGTCTGAACGACAAGAGCCTCGGGCCTGTGCATACGTTTCTGGATGATATCGTGGGGGCTATTGCCTCGGCGGCCAGCAGCCGGATTGCGCATCGCAAACAATCGGAGCTTGAAGAAGCTTTGGGAGATAAGCCAGTAAGCGATGATATCGTATAATTTGCATAAGACTGGTTATCTAGTCCATACAAAAAGGCGGCCACGAAGGCCGCTTCTTTTGTATGGATTCATTTTTTTGTAATACGCTATTTCAGATGTTCCTGTCTTCCCGTTCCCGCCAAACGATATATCTCTCTCCAATTCTGTTCGGCTGATGCCGGCTTAGGCTGTACACGACTGGATCCAATGGTAATATCCGGGCCTTTGCGTTCTCGCAACAAACCACGAAGTACCGTGATACCAATGATGCTCAAGCCGGTGAATACATACATCAGACGCATAAGCACATGGCTTGAATCGGAGCCTGTAACCATGCCATGAAACAATAAACCGATAAAAACGGGATAAGACAACATGTGGAACATAAACCACCATTTGCGGCCAAGCTTGTTACGCAGGTCACTGGATAGCAGCACGATCACCAAACCATAAAGCGATAACGTGCCCAGTCCGCTACCAATTGGATGCACTGAAGCCGTAAACGGAATGAGCAATTCACTCCAGGCGAAAGGGCTATAATGATCAATATACAGGGTTAACGCATGTACGAGTCCAAGTCCAAAGGCGAGCCAGGTCGTTCGGGTATGCCATTTAAACATGACTGCTTTTGGTTTGCCTTTGGCCATGGGCATCCCTTGGGCAATTCCCAGAAACACACCCGCAAAGAGCAGCAAATATGCGGCTATCCCACTAATTCGAATGATATTCCATGTCGGCAGGTAATCTACAATCCATTGCGCCATAACCGGCTCCCCCATATCTGTTAGACTTGTCGTTTATAAAAGACTGAAACGGTGATCCGGATCAAAACCGGGCCAGCATTCAGCAAGCGTATCGGTATTTCCTCTAAAGCAAGTGCTTCCATCCTGAGTCATCCACAGGATGTCATGTCGATCATAATGTCGGTTTAACCAGCCCACGGCCTCGGCACTCCCCATAATGCAGACCGTCTTGGCAATAATCTCGCATTGCGACGCATGCTGTCCCAAAACGGTACACTGCAGCACATCGGTATCCGCCGGCTTCATCGTCCGGGGATCAATTAAATGATGTGAAAGGCTTCCGTCCGTATTGTGCCATTGTCTTCGTATCACTCCTGAAGTGGCAACCGCGCCTTTTCTCAATTGAATTCTGCCCATCAGATTACGCTCCTCCTGATAGGGATCGTTGACTTGTACGGACCACATTGGATGAAGTGTTGTCCCCCATGCCTGAATATCTCCACCTGCATTAATTAATCCCGCTGGAATATGGAGGGTCCGTTGCAGCCAATCAGCGATACGCTCAACGGCCCAGCCCTTAACAATTCCCCCAAGGTCCAGCTCCGTCCCAGGGTCCTTATGAACCATTCGGCTGCCTTCCCTTTGAATCCAACGTGGGCGACTATATTCATAGTCGTCATTCTGAACATCTGTTATATTCAATTGTCGGATGTCCAATCTGCGTTCAGTTCCTGATTGACGCAGTTCTCTTTGCTGTAACTGCTCGAAGCTGACATCGTAACCGGAAGCCCGCAGAGCCTGAGATATACCAGGCTGAAAAATCCCTTCCGTCTGACCAATATATCCGTATGCCAAACTTAACACTTCATCCATTGCTGCGGAGACCGGCATCCATCCCGTGCAACGGTTCAGACGGTTCAATTCACTGTCTGCCACAAATCGGCTGAACCGTTGTTCCTGCGTTTCGAACCAGTTCTTCACCAGCGCTGCCGCATGCTCAGCCTCTTCCCGTCCCGCTGCTAACTGAACTTCCACGTCGGTATTCATCGCCCGGAAGCGGAACTTAAGCAGACGGGAGACTTGCTCCGTGCGGCTCATGATGCACCTGTGCGTGACTGATAGTTGCCACGACTATACCCGGAGTCAGTATCCTGATTACTGCTCTGATCTGTTATCCAGCCGCCCGACGATCTGCCTTGATTCGGAACGATCGCACGGCTACGATCGTTGCTTCCATCGGTCGTTCCCTCATCCAGGCTATAGCCTTCATTCGACGACACTTTAGAACTGCTATCTGTGTCTGTGTTGTCTGTGCTGTTCATCCATTCGTTCATGACATCATCCTGGGTGTCCACCTGGGTGGAAGAAGCTGTACTGCTTATATCGGTACCATTAGCCGCCGCATAAGCGGCATCAAAGGCATCAGAAGTTCTTACATATTGAAAGAGTGCAGCCACAGTCAACGTTGCTGCCGCTGAGGCTTGCCATTTTCTCCATTGGTTTCTTTTTTTTCGTGTCATCGCTCTTCCCTACTTTCTCTGGCGAAGTTCATGCATTTATCATAGAAGTGCTGGCTTAAAAGAAGATGAATGAACGGTTAAGAGAGACTAAAGCTTTATTTCATTTATAGAATGTTCCAGGAAAAATTACATACAAAAAAAGACTCTGAACAGGATGTTCTCCTGCTCAAAGCCCTTTTAATCCTGAATATGTTCCCTAAAGATGAACTTACTATCTAACTGCTGCTCCTGTACAATACGCTTCCGCCGGATCAATTCCTGCAGATGCGCCAACGTCTCACTCATCGCAAAACGAAGCTGATGTGTTCCCAAGCGGTCTCCGAACATAAATACACAGATATCATACGCACTCGTCGGCACTTCCAGGATTTTCTCCATCATCTTCTGAAGGCGCTCTTCATGATGAGTAAGCAGATAGACCGTTCGATCAGCAAAGTGGCCGAACGGGTTCCGATGCCCTGGATATGCCGCTTCTACATCCAAAGCCCCCAGTCGATGCAGCCCTTGCATGTAAGACAGCAAGGGCTGATCGTCACTTCCCGGCTGCAAGCTGATATTCGGCGAGATCTGAGGCAATACGGCATCTCCACACAAGATCTCTTTGGAGTCCGGTGCATAGAAGGATAAATGCCCTGGTGCGTGGCCACCTGTTTCCACTGCAAGCCACTTTTTCCCGCCCATAACCAGCCATTCTCCATCTTCAATCGGTGTCACTACCGGGAGTGGTGTAATCTGTGAGATGAACCCCTCCATATGTTCGCGGATCTGCTGAGTTTTGTCTTCCGGCATTCCATGGCGGCCATAATATTCAGGCAAAATCGTATTTATGGTCGCCTCCGTTCCCCACATGTAATCCGCTTCCTGGCGTGATCGTGTGGACATTCGTACAGGCACACCCGTTTGCTGCTGTATCCAGCCGGACAACCCCAGATGATCGGGATGATGGTGGGTCAGTACAATTTGACGGATATCCTGAAAAGTTAAATTGTGATCAGCGAGTGCTTCGTGCCACTCCTGCTCCGTCTCAGCGCTGCGTGGTCCTGGATCAACAATCGTTATTGTTCCATCCGGTTCATGAAGCACATAGCTGTTCACCCAACGCAGGGGAAAAGCCATCGTAATCTTGACCCGATGCATGCCTGCTGGCATGGAAATGGATTCCGTTCGCTTCATTATTACTCTCCTCCAACTCTACTGCACAGGTCGATGGCCGACAAAAATCATTCGGGGCGATGTCTGCTCATCGTACTTCTCTTCATCATAACCGCCATGTACCTGATCTACCACGAGTCCTGCCTCGTGAAGCAGATCACGTAGTTGTTCACGAGTGTACAGTTTGACGCGTTCCTGATAGATTCGAGGTTTTTGGCCCGATGCGGTATCGGTGATATGTATTTCTTTTTGCACAAATCCATCCTGAATCTTGCGATACTCCTCAATATGCTGTCCTTCGCTTTCACGTGTTGAATGCTGCACCAGATGGCGAGTCACATAAGCTGTGTTCATAAAATCAATAATATAACTCCCCCCCGGCTTCAACATCCGATGAATGGCGCGCAGCACTCTTAGCTGCTCTCCATCCTCTCGAAAATAACCAAATGAGGTAAACAGATTGACCACCGCGTCAAATCCGCCTTTCAGCGGAAGCTCACGCATATCGGCGTGGTACCACTCTACACGATGTTCAGTGTCCAATTCACGTGCTTCACGCAGAAGCACATCAGACAGGTCGATTCCGGTCACCTGGAAACCAGCGTCAGCAAGGGCCAGAGAATGACGGCCCATACCACAGCACAGATCCAGTACTCTGGATTTCGGCTGAAGCTTTAACCAGTTTATCATTTTATGTACTTCCTGATATGCACCTTGTACATCCCGATGTTTGTACACCAGGAGATAGTCTTCACCAAAACTCTCTTCATACCATTCCGTCATTACGTATCGCCCTCCACATGGTCACTGGCCCAACTGTCTATACGCTGTTATATCAGCCGGATCATATCTCTATAGCTTTTAGCCATTGTACCGTCTTTATCCTTCAAACTCAAAAATTCCCAAAAGTTGTCCGCATTGAATGAGCAAAAATCACACGATATAATGTTAAACATGGTCAGGCACCCGCGAATCGGTTAACTATACATAGAAGATTGATGTGTTACAGTCTAACATAAGAAACAGCAGCAGCAGGAGGTGTAATTTTATGATTCGGATTGGACTTACAGGCTGGGGAGATCAGGAAGACTTGTACCCCAATCGTACCAAAGCGAAGGACAAGCTCCGTCTGTATGGACAATATTTTACGACCGTGGAGGTCGACAGTTCCTTCTACGCCGTTCAGCCTCGGGACCGGATGGCACGCTGGGCAGCGGAGACGCCCGAATCCTTTGCTTTTATCGTCAAAGCCTATCAAGGAATGACAGGACATCTGCGGGGAAAGCCCTATTTCACAAGCACCTCGGAGATGTACAAGGCTTTTCGCGAATCCCTGGAGCCTGTCATGGAAGCAGGCAAAATGCAAGCGGCCTTGTTCCAGTACCCTCCGTGGTTTGAATGCAATCGGGACAATGTCAATGAACTCCGTGAGGTAAAGCTGAGAATGGAAGGCATCCCATGTGCCCTCGAATTTCGTCATCGCAGCTGGTATGAAGAGGGCATGCGTGAACGGACGCTGGCATTTCTGAAGGAACAAGGCTGGATTCACAGCGTCTGTGACGAACCTCAAGCAGGCCCAGGCTCTATCCCTATTGTACCCGAAGCTACCGATGCTGAGATGACGCTGGTGCGCATGCACGGGCGCAATGTATCCGGCTGGCACCAAAATGGTGCCCCCAATTGGCGTGAGACCCGTTACCTGTATCGCTACAACCAGGAAGAACTGCTGGAGTGGAAGGGCTATCTGGAGCAATTGCAAGAGCAGAGCAAGGATGTTTATGTGATTTTCAACAACAACTCGGGCGGCGACGCTGCTGCCAATGCTCAGATGATGATGGAGCTGCTGGAGCAGCCCGTAAAGCCTTTCCCTGACCGTACGGAGCCGGAGGAGGAAGAGGGACCTGAGCAACTGGAACTGTTCTAAACACCTGACTAATTCGGATTCTGAACATAATGTTACTAATAATAAGTCTAATGACAAGGAAAAAGCGGCAAGCCTTTAGGCTGTGCCGCTATATTTTTCGTTAGGCTATGCAGATGCACTAAAGGTTGCTGCTTTACTAGCGTTGTGCGGCTGTGACCGAAGAATCGAGCGAATTCTGACTTAACTGCTGGTTCATTTTATACGCTTCAATCCCGGCCAAGAGCACAATGCCTATTCCGTGCGTATCGTTCAGAATCCAGCCCAGATCATCCCGGTAATAGAGTGCGGTAAAGGAATAACCCGAACCCCGGCATACACCGTACACATTGCCTTTGTAATCGATGGACAGACGGGTCATGCCTTCCCATCCTTTGCGCACCGCATCCAGATAGACTTCTGGCTGCTCTAGCCAGCCTTCACGAATACCGCGGGCATAGGCGTAGATGAACATCGATGTGCAGGAGGTTTCCTCATACGAATCCGTGCGGTTCAGCACCTGATGCCAGAGACCATTTTCACCTTGCAGCGCCAGGTACCCCTGACATAAATCCCGGTAGAAGCTCAGCAGTTCCGGCCGTTTGACGTGATCGCTTGGCAGAATCGATAGCAATTCGGTTAGCGAAAACAGAACCCATCCGTTTCCGCGCCCCCATGGGATGCCTGTCGCCCGTCCACGCACAAAATCATACACATGAGACATGATCTGTTGTTCGGGAATGTAGAGATATTTGCGGAACATCAGGAATTGGTTGATCGCATCATCCCAATAAGACGTAACTCCCGTCAGTTGCCCGTAACGCATCAGGAAAGGTGTGCTCATATACAGATCATCACACCACATCGTTTCCTGGCGCATCTCTCCGCTGCCTCGAACACGATAAAAGGCTCCGTCGTCCAGACGTTCCTGTTCATCCGTAATATAACCCGCAATACGATCTGCTGTATCCCTGCCTCCACGAATGTCGCCAAGTTCCATCGCTGCTAGCAGCGTAGAGCCAAATGAACCGCAATCATCCAGACTGTCGATGGCAGACAACTGATTATTGATTCCCGCGGCGCCGTACCTTTCCCGATCCCATAGACCGTAACGGTCAAATGACGTACTCAGGCTGATATGGTCCCGCACATACTGAACATAGTCTTCACGCCCCAACTCCTGTCCAATCTGTAGAAGTCCAAGCAGGGTAACACCGAGTGGATAATTCCATTTACCATAATGGGTATTTTCCAAATAGGGACGAACACTCGTGTCGGGAAGATCTACATGCCAGTACACGCCTTGGGCTCCATCATCAAAAACAGTATCTGTTACCACGACGTCTTCGGGAGAAGGTTCAGAGCCTGGGGAAAATACACCCGTAAACAGCCACGCATCGGAGCATCCTGCAACCGGATGAGGTGGTCTTAATCTCCAGCCTTTCGCAGTGGAATCTTCCACATCCTCCAATGTGAATCCCCACAACTTGCTCCCAGCTTTGGATTCACCTTTTGCGACCAGATCAGATGGACCGAAGCGGCGAGGCAGCTCAATGCGGAAATTGCTGCTTTCCCCGGCGGAATAAATCTCCTTGCCATCAACGTACAGGGTGAGTGCGCCCTCATGTTTCCCTTGCAGAAGAACAGGTGACGATCCCGGTTGGATGACATCCAGTTTGGACCATGCGAACGCCACAGCGGACTGCTCGACACCAAAGATTCTGGCGAAAGCTCCAGCGTTCTGTTCCTTTTCTGTCCATTCTCTGCGCGGATACCAGGAGAGGCTCGTTTCTGCTTCAGTCATGCCATCACGAGGCAGTACTGATAGAGGTTCATCAACGGGTTCAGAGTACAACCATCCCTCTTGACCATGGCGATCGACACCTGGTGTGAGGAAGTGAAGCGGGAAATTTTTGAATGAAGCCGTGCCATAAATTCCGCCGAATCCGACCTCTGTTTTGACAAAACAAAGCAGCACATCGTTCCAGCCATATTTCACGGAAATCGGAATTTGGGTTCTGCGCTCGGGAAACAGCTCCTGCAGCAGTTCGGATTTGAAAATCTCTTCTCCATTCACGTAGATCGTCACCGGACTATAACAGTTCAGGCCCGTATTCAGCGTAGCCTCCTGCTGGCTCCACAACTTGCCCCATACGTACACGTACTGTCCTGCACGTGCCTCCTTCCACTTGGCATCCAGATTCAGATCATAACGGTAATCCCCAAGTCTGCGGAAACCTCCTCGATGGTACGCTCGGAACAAAAAGGAGTGCTTCGGATGGTCACCAATGTATCGCTGGGCCACCGTGGTCAGAATATCCGGAATGGAATCATACACCTTGCCTGCAATCGCCTCGTTCTCATGAAAATAATGAATGATCGTCAGCTCCCTTCCTATCCCTTGATTCGTTCGGTTAGTCGTAATGTCTCTCCAGCTTTCACTTCCACCACCTGCTGATCGGTCGTAAACCAGACGGAGATGGCCGACGGATTGTGAATGATGGACCGATCAGCTGAACATTCCAGACGTTTGACCGCTTTCCAGTAAGCTATCACTTCGATGTTTGTGGCGTACCATATGTCGTCCCGGCCACCGATCTGCTCAGCAAATTGCTCTATAACCTGCCAATTGTCGTTATCATTGAATTCGTAGCTGTGACCCCATACATATAATAAAAGCGGCGTACCTGTCTTCGTATGCTTGATAAATCGTTCGGCGTGAGCCGATAAATCATGGTTGTGGTGGCAGGTTGGATGCCATTCCAGCGGCCGCTCAGGCAGCGTGTACCTGCCATGGGATTCAACCGTCCTTGCATAATCGATGCCAAGCCATTCAAGCTTGGTACTGAGAGATCGGTCATAACCCCCGTTCGGGTAAGCCATACCTCTTACCGGATAACCGACAAGCTGTTCCAGCACTCTCCGATCTTCCATAATCTCTTCAGTCAGCAGTTCATCCGGGACATAGGGCAATGTGGGATGGGTGACCGTATGTACAGCCACTTCATGCCCGGCATATAACTTCGCAACTTCTGTCGTCTCAATTCGGCCAGGCTTGCTCAGCGTACCGGAATTCAGATTGAATGTGCCCCGCAGTCCATGCTGATTGAAAATGTCCACCAGTCTGCGATCATGCACCACGCCATCGTCATAACTGAGTGTTAACGCCTTCATCACGCCACCCGGGTAGCGGTCAAACTGGATACGATGTCCCATCTTTTTACTCCTCCCACTTCAATTGCTTATCCTTCTATCACCATAAGAAATAAATTCGTTTACCTTGTGAGGTCTATTCTTCAGCTGATACATGCATATGACCGGCTTCCTGCAAACTGTGGCTGTCCGAGTCAAAATACGTGCCTTCCAGCAGTCCGATTAATGTATTGGTAACCCGTACTTCAATATCGTTATCCCCTGATCGAAGCCAGGAGGCTTCTCCTGTCCAACGATATGGAGACCAGCATCGAACGCCCAGACTATGACCATTCACCCGTACTTCTACCACATCCTGTACCTGCCAGTCGCTGAATTCCAGTTCAAAGGACGTGACCTCTTCAGCAGGTTGATCCAGCCAAAAGCTTCGTTTGTAACTCATCTCCCCTGCAAAATGGGGATAAAGCGGCTGAGGCTCAAGACCAATTCGGGTCGCCGTTTCCGGCTCGGGAATGAGAGAAATCATGCCTTCATGATGGAACTCCACGCCAAATCGTCCTTGCAGATACAGCGGATCAACGATACCTTCTTCATCCCTCGTGACCTGTACGGTAACGGTTAATTCATTCAGACCATTGTGTAGGAACTCTGTTATATTGCAGCCAATATTCTGATGATCGGTAATTTCAATCGCCTCAAATTGATCGGGTCCAATCTGTTGTCCATTGATTTCTATGGTCCAGTCACCTGATATCGCTGCCCTGTCCATGAATAACAGGCATTCTGCCAATGCCGTTCTCAGCTCAAATGTAGTCGTATATTTACACTCAATTGGATAGGCAACGGAAGCTTTCTTCGGTGTGCCAAATACCTGATTAAACTGGAGCGGAAGATGATATTTCTCCGACAATTCAGCCGCCTGGTCAATAAACGGTTTAACTGCAACATGATTACGTTCAAAAATTACACCGTTGTCATTAGAAGCTGTTACGTTGAACTGTCCCATTCGAAGGGTGTTGGACTGCACGGTTTCCAGACGCCATGGCCCCTCCGCAGGAAGTTTGATGGTGTAGGGTGTATTCTCGGTAATTAAACGATCAGCGCAAGACTTCGCCCCTGTTTGGTTCAAAGCAAAAGAATTCGCCTCTGATACATCTTGGGCATGTTGTAAAGTAAGCCTCACAGCATGCGCTTCATAGGGAGCAACCTTTAGCGAAATGCACCACTCACCACCACTGCTGGTAAACGGCAATGGTTCATGCTGTCCTGTCTCCAGATTGAGCCGTTCCGCCAGCAGAGTTGTACCCGCTGAAAGATCCACTTCCGTCCATAACCGCTTGGCTACTATTTTCAACTGCCCTTCAAGAATCTCCCCTTCCTGATTGGACAAAAAGACCATAAACTCTCCGTCCGATAATTGACGGGTCTGCATGAGCAGCGACGCACTTTCTTCTTCCATGATCCAACAGATCGGTTCGGGCAGCACCTGATCCAGCAGCAGGGAAATCAGTTCCAGGGAGAAGTCATCCCCACGACCCGTTCCCGCGGGGAGAAAATAGGCATTTCCCTGCCCCTGCTGCCACATCGATTCGCTGCCGTCATGTCCTGGTTCTCCCACATTACCCCAGTACTCCTCTTGCGGCTGATTGTCTGCCCCAAAAAACTGGGCGGCCTCATCTCCCACAGGACTTCCCGGCTGGATGGATACATGCGGTGGCATACCTACGGAAATGGCAGTCCCCCCCTGTTCCACGAACTGCTTCACCTGCTGCCAGGCTGCTGCTTCCAGGTTCAGCATC includes:
- a CDS encoding glycoside hydrolase family 88/105 protein, with the translated sequence MYDSIPDILTTVAQRYIGDHPKHSFLFRAYHRGGFRRLGDYRYDLNLDAKWKEARAGQYVYVWGKLWSQQEATLNTGLNCYSPVTIYVNGEEIFKSELLQELFPERRTQIPISVKYGWNDVLLCFVKTEVGFGGIYGTASFKNFPLHFLTPGVDRHGQEGWLYSEPVDEPLSVLPRDGMTEAETSLSWYPRREWTEKEQNAGAFARIFGVEQSAVAFAWSKLDVIQPGSSPVLLQGKHEGALTLYVDGKEIYSAGESSNFRIELPRRFGPSDLVAKGESKAGSKLWGFTLEDVEDSTAKGWRLRPPHPVAGCSDAWLFTGVFSPGSEPSPEDVVVTDTVFDDGAQGVYWHVDLPDTSVRPYLENTHYGKWNYPLGVTLLGLLQIGQELGREDYVQYVRDHISLSTSFDRYGLWDRERYGAAGINNQLSAIDSLDDCGSFGSTLLAAMELGDIRGGRDTADRIAGYITDEQERLDDGAFYRVRGSGEMRQETMWCDDLYMSTPFLMRYGQLTGVTSYWDDAINQFLMFRKYLYIPEQQIMSHVYDFVRGRATGIPWGRGNGWVLFSLTELLSILPSDHVKRPELLSFYRDLCQGYLALQGENGLWHQVLNRTDSYEETSCTSMFIYAYARGIREGWLEQPEVYLDAVRKGWEGMTRLSIDYKGNVYGVCRGSGYSFTALYYRDDLGWILNDTHGIGIVLLAGIEAYKMNQQLSQNSLDSSVTAAQR
- a CDS encoding polysaccharide deacetylase family protein — encoded protein: MGHRIQFDRYPGGVMKALTLSYDDGVVHDRRLVDIFNQHGLRGTFNLNSGTLSKPGRIETTEVAKLYAGHEVAVHTVTHPTLPYVPDELLTEEIMEDRRVLEQLVGYPVRGMAYPNGGYDRSLSTKLEWLGIDYARTVESHGRYTLPERPLEWHPTCHHNHDLSAHAERFIKHTKTGTPLLLYVWGHSYEFNDNDNWQVIEQFAEQIGGRDDIWYATNIEVIAYWKAVKRLECSADRSIIHNPSAISVWFTTDQQVVEVKAGETLRLTERIKG